The proteins below are encoded in one region of Xenopus laevis strain J_2021 chromosome 8L, Xenopus_laevis_v10.1, whole genome shotgun sequence:
- the gskip.L gene encoding GSK3-beta interaction protein, with amino-acid sequence MEVDYNPMDLPVNTVYEDDSEFRDLEGTEGKDMCLEAEAIVNDVLFAVGNMFVSKTLPCAVDVAYINVEIKEGTRYCLELTEAGLRVVGYAYDHLAEGLCSQYHETVYSLLDSISPAYREAFGNALLQRLEALKRDGQ; translated from the exons atggaaGTAGACTACAACCCAATGGATTTGCCAGTTAATACTGTTTATGAAGATGATTCTGAATTCAGAGATTTGGAAGGAACTGAGGGGAAGGATATGTGTTTGGAGGCTGAAGCTATTGTAAATGATGTACTGTTTGCTGTTGGGAATATGTTTGTTTCGAAAACTCTACCATGTGCAGTGGATGTTGCTTACATCAATGTTGAGATAAAGGAAGGAACCAGATATTGCCTGGAACTCACTGAAGCTGGGTTAAGG gtggTTGGTTATGCATATGACCATCTTGCTGAAGGGTTGTGCAGCCAGTACCATGAGACTGTCTACTCTTTATTGGACTCTATCAGTCCAGCATACCGGGAGGCCTTTGGAAATGCACTTCTGCAGAGACTGGAAGCACTTAAAAGAGATGGACAGTAA